The nucleotide sequence TGCAGAGTTTATAGGAATTTTAGGTCCAAATGGCTGCGGAAAATCAACCCTTCTTAAAAATATATTAAAAATTCTTCAGCCAAATAGTGGTGCTATAAAGATAAATTTAAAACCCTTAAAAGAGTATTCGCAAAAAGATTTAGCCAAAATCATAGGTTTTGTACCGCAAAAATCCGGCTTAGCGCTTCCTCTTAGCGTAGAAGATCTGATACTTATGGGAAGATATGTGAGCATAAAAGGGATATTTGGCAACTACAACCAAGATGACTATAAAAAAACAGCTGAAGTAATGGAACTTTTAAATTTAAAAGAGTTTAAAGATAGATCTGCAAACTCTCTTAGCGGAGGAGAATTTCAAAGAGTTCTACTCGCTAGAGCGATAGTCGCCGATCCTAAAATCCTACTTCTTGATGAGCCTACAAGCGCTCTTGATCTTAACTATGCAGTGGAGATCATGAGTCTTTGCAAAAAGATAACTAAAAAATTAAATATATTTAGCATAGCAGTTTTACATGATCTAAACTTAGCAAGTATATTTTGCGATAAAATTCTGATGCTAAAGGACGGAAAAATAGCTTATAG is from Campylobacter fetus subsp. testudinum 03-427 and encodes:
- the chuC gene encoding heme ABC transporter ChuBCD, ATP-binding protein (Pfam match to PF00005.23 ABC_tran) encodes the protein MSIEISNLSFKFNKKQILNKLNIHINSAEFIGILGPNGCGKSTLLKNILKILQPNSGAIKINLKPLKEYSQKDLAKIIGFVPQKSGLALPLSVEDLILMGRYVSIKGIFGNYNQDDYKKTAEVMELLNLKEFKDRSANSLSGGEFQRVLLARAIVADPKILLLDEPTSALDLNYAVEIMSLCKKITKKLNIFSIAVLHDLNLASIFCDKILMLKDGKIAYSGTPKELYKKDILKEIYGLECDVLDHNGFSIIIPKNKG